One genomic segment of Aliarcobacter cibarius includes these proteins:
- the mqnF gene encoding aminofutalosine deaminase family hydrolase, whose product MKILSASYVLTFDDNFSIITDGAIVFDEKIVEVASLEYIKEKYPNIEIIYIEGNSVLMPGLINSHIHLEFSANKTSLKYANFYSWLNSVIKNREKLIENAKTSLIKQELKKILKTGTTTIGAISSYSFDLEAVLSSPINKVFFCEAIGSKAEMIDTLFTDFKSRLQQAQEYNSKNFKAGIAIHSPYSVHPFLTREVLNLAKNENLPVTSHFMESVEEKEWLNKDEGSFLEFFSNFLNQTKATSKPTEFLNLFKGVKNLSFTHCVEANEEEVEKIKELNASINHCAISNRFLNNSRLNLERIDDINFSIGTDGLSSNNSLSMFDELRACLNIHYEKNIIKFAKTLLNAATNGGSRALGLNKGRIQKDFDADIISFCLPDTIEDLEDIYMQIILHTKYVDKVVIGGEFV is encoded by the coding sequence ATGAAAATATTAAGTGCATCATATGTTTTAACATTTGATGATAATTTTAGCATCATTACTGATGGTGCTATTGTTTTTGACGAAAAAATAGTTGAAGTTGCTTCTTTAGAATATATAAAAGAAAAATATCCAAACATTGAGATAATTTATATTGAAGGTAATTCAGTATTAATGCCAGGACTTATAAACTCTCATATTCATTTAGAATTCAGTGCAAATAAAACCTCTTTAAAATATGCAAATTTTTATTCTTGGTTAAATTCTGTAATTAAAAATAGAGAAAAGCTTATAGAAAATGCCAAAACTTCTTTAATTAAGCAAGAACTCAAAAAAATTTTAAAAACAGGTACGACTACTATAGGTGCAATATCTTCTTACTCTTTTGATTTGGAAGCAGTTTTAAGTTCTCCCATAAATAAAGTATTTTTTTGTGAAGCAATAGGTTCAAAAGCTGAAATGATTGACACTTTATTTACCGACTTTAAATCTAGATTACAACAAGCTCAAGAATATAATAGTAAAAATTTTAAAGCAGGAATTGCAATTCATTCTCCATATTCAGTACACCCTTTTTTGACAAGAGAAGTTTTGAATTTAGCTAAAAATGAAAATCTTCCGGTTACTTCACATTTTATGGAGTCTGTAGAAGAAAAAGAGTGGTTAAACAAAGATGAAGGAAGTTTCTTAGAGTTTTTTAGCAATTTTTTAAATCAAACAAAAGCAACAAGTAAACCTACAGAATTTTTAAATCTTTTTAAAGGAGTTAAAAATCTATCTTTTACTCACTGTGTAGAAGCAAATGAAGAGGAAGTAGAAAAGATAAAAGAGTTGAATGCTTCCATAAATCATTGTGCTATTTCAAATAGATTTTTAAATAATTCAAGACTTAATTTAGAAAGAATTGATGATATAAATTTTAGTATAGGTACAGATGGTCTTAGTTCAAATAACTCATTAAGTATGTTTGATGAATTAAGAGCTTGTTTAAATATACATTATGAAAAAAATATTATAAAGTTTGCAAAGACTTTATTAAATGCAGCTACAAATGGTGGAAGTAGGGCATTAGGATTAAATAAAGGAAGAATTCAAAAAGATTTTGATGCTGATATAATATCTTTTTGCTTACCTGATACAATAGAAGATTTAGAGGATATTTATATGCAAATTATTTTACATACAAAATATGTTGATAAAGTTGTTATAGGAGGAGAATTTGTTTGA
- the sppA gene encoding signal peptide peptidase SppA yields the protein MFDLIKKIFFPITAILDFITKYFKTIVFLTIVYFIFFSAPNEEGIKKEYANLQKIELTGPIIDVSKVLENIDKAKKDDNIKGVLFVVDSPGGAVAPSVEIAYAIKELTLKKPVVTYASGVIASGSYYASIWSNKIIANPGSIVGSIGVIMQGFEAGEFLQKIGLTAQTVKAGKYKESGTVARKWTDFEEKQLQSVINDTYNMFVSDVANARKLDVNNHINFADAKIFTSRQAKEVGLVDEVATLSFAQDNLVELSKVEKAIWKKEDKFEKFMDKLMSQAISKISILFSNQLKAEL from the coding sequence TTGTTTGATTTGATTAAAAAAATATTTTTTCCAATTACTGCTATATTAGATTTTATTACTAAATATTTTAAGACGATAGTTTTTTTGACAATTGTATATTTCATATTTTTTAGTGCACCAAATGAAGAAGGTATAAAAAAAGAGTATGCAAATTTACAAAAAATTGAATTAACAGGACCTATAATTGATGTTAGTAAAGTTTTGGAAAATATAGATAAAGCAAAAAAAGATGATAATATAAAAGGTGTTTTATTTGTTGTTGATAGTCCAGGAGGAGCAGTTGCACCTTCAGTTGAAATAGCTTATGCAATTAAAGAATTGACTTTGAAAAAACCTGTTGTTACATATGCAAGTGGTGTAATTGCAAGTGGAAGTTATTATGCTTCTATTTGGTCAAATAAAATTATTGCAAATCCAGGTAGCATTGTTGGTTCTATTGGAGTAATTATGCAAGGTTTTGAAGCAGGTGAATTTCTTCAAAAAATAGGACTTACAGCACAAACAGTAAAAGCTGGAAAATATAAAGAATCTGGAACAGTAGCAAGAAAATGGACTGATTTTGAAGAGAAACAACTTCAAAGTGTAATTAATGATACATATAATATGTTTGTTTCAGATGTTGCAAATGCTAGAAAATTAGATGTCAATAATCATATAAACTTTGCTGATGCAAAGATTTTCACATCACGACAAGCAAAAGAAGTGGGGCTTGTTGATGAAGTTGCAACTCTTAGTTTCGCTCAAGATAATTTAGTAGAGTTATCAAAAGTTGAAAAAGCTATCTGGAAGAAAGAAGATAAATTTGAGAAATTTATGGACAAATTAATGAGTCAAGCTATTTCAAAAATATCTATTTTATTTTCAAATCAGTTAAAAGCAGAACTTTAA
- a CDS encoding acetate/propionate family kinase: MLVFVLNAGSSSLKYQLMNPVIKKVFASGICERIGIDGVLKHEYGDGKKLVINVPMPTHKEAISAVLSTLTAGEGKVIDSINDIEAIGHRTVHGGEEFASSVLITPDVIETMKRLSPLAPLHNPANILGIEICQELMPGKPNVGVFDTAFHQTMPDYAYMYALPYEMYTKHGIRKYGFHGTSHYFVSNEARAMLEKKQNTRIVVCHLGNGSSVSAVLNGKCIDTSMGLTPIQGLMMGTRSGDVGAGALQYMMAKENLTIDQALDIMNKKSGILGVSGKSSDLREVLEGMQNGDDRCRLAVDMVAYIIKKYVGSYVAALDGIDALCFTGGIGENAALIREKVCAGLDSMGLVIDPVKNDRRSSAARDISTNGSTARIFVIPTQEEYVIANDTYNIVSGTGR, from the coding sequence ATGTTAGTTTTCGTATTAAATGCAGGAAGTTCATCTCTAAAATATCAATTAATGAACCCAGTTATTAAAAAAGTTTTTGCTTCAGGAATTTGTGAAAGAATTGGAATAGATGGTGTTTTAAAACATGAGTATGGTGATGGTAAAAAACTTGTAATTAATGTTCCAATGCCTACACATAAAGAAGCTATTAGTGCTGTATTATCTACATTAACAGCTGGTGAAGGAAAAGTTATTGATTCAATTAATGATATTGAAGCGATAGGTCACAGAACAGTTCATGGCGGAGAAGAGTTTGCAAGTTCAGTTTTAATCACTCCTGATGTAATTGAAACTATGAAAAGATTATCTCCTCTAGCTCCTTTACATAATCCTGCAAACATCTTGGGAATAGAAATTTGTCAAGAATTAATGCCAGGTAAACCAAATGTTGGAGTATTTGATACAGCATTCCACCAAACAATGCCAGATTATGCTTATATGTATGCTCTTCCATATGAAATGTATACTAAACATGGAATTAGAAAATATGGTTTCCATGGAACAAGCCACTATTTCGTTTCAAATGAAGCAAGAGCTATGTTAGAGAAAAAACAAAATACTAGAATTGTTGTTTGCCACTTAGGAAATGGTTCTTCAGTTAGTGCTGTATTAAATGGAAAATGTATTGATACATCTATGGGATTAACTCCTATTCAAGGTTTAATGATGGGAACAAGATCTGGAGATGTTGGTGCTGGTGCTTTACAATACATGATGGCTAAAGAAAATCTTACAATTGATCAAGCTTTAGATATTATGAATAAAAAATCTGGAATCTTAGGAGTATCTGGTAAATCTTCAGACTTAAGAGAAGTTTTAGAAGGTATGCAAAATGGTGATGACAGATGTAGATTAGCTGTTGATATGGTTGCATATATTATTAAAAAATATGTTGGTTCTTATGTTGCTGCGTTAGATGGTATTGATGCTCTTTGTTTTACAGGTGGAATTGGAGAAAATGCTGCACTTATTAGAGAAAAAGTTTGTGCTGGTCTAGATTCTATGGGACTTGTAATAGATCCTGTAAAAAATGATAGAAGATCAAGTGCTGCAAGAGATATTTCTACAAATGGTTCTACTGCTAGAATCTTTGTTATTCCTACTCAAGAAGAGTATGTTATTGCAAATGATACATACAATATTGTATCAGGAACTGGTAGATAA
- the pta gene encoding phosphate acetyltransferase, whose product MGLIDSIKAKAKENLRTIVLPESEDERVLKACEQVLNDKTAKVVLIGNEETIKADAQKCGAKIEGATIVDPKKFANIDKYINELVELRKSKNLSREEATSLMLNEPRFFGCMMVRLGDADGLVAGSNSPTADVLRAAIQVVKTAPGINTVSSAFVMETADKKFGDNGLILFADCAVNPEPNAEQLADIASATAATAASVVGLEPRVALLSFSTKGSASHPLVDKVTTACKILTERNVNFEFDGELQADAAIVESIGVKKAPGSKVAGKANILVFPDLQAGNIGYKLVQRFANAEAHGPIIQGLNKPVNDLSRGCSVEDISNLVAITATQIK is encoded by the coding sequence ATGGGTTTAATTGATAGTATAAAAGCTAAAGCTAAAGAAAACTTAAGAACAATCGTTCTTCCAGAATCTGAAGATGAGAGAGTTCTTAAGGCTTGCGAACAAGTTTTAAATGACAAAACTGCTAAAGTTGTTCTTATTGGAAATGAAGAAACTATAAAAGCAGATGCTCAAAAATGTGGAGCAAAAATTGAAGGTGCAACTATTGTAGACCCTAAGAAATTTGCTAATATAGATAAATACATTAATGAGTTAGTTGAACTTAGAAAAAGTAAAAATCTTTCAAGAGAAGAAGCAACAAGTTTAATGTTAAATGAACCAAGATTTTTTGGTTGTATGATGGTTAGGCTTGGAGATGCTGATGGTCTAGTTGCTGGTTCTAACTCTCCGACTGCTGATGTTTTAAGAGCAGCTATTCAAGTTGTTAAAACAGCTCCTGGAATAAATACTGTATCTTCTGCTTTTGTTATGGAAACAGCTGATAAAAAATTTGGAGATAATGGTTTAATTCTATTTGCAGACTGTGCTGTAAATCCTGAACCAAATGCAGAACAATTAGCTGATATTGCAAGTGCAACTGCTGCAACTGCTGCAAGTGTTGTTGGTCTTGAACCAAGAGTTGCATTGCTATCTTTCTCTACAAAAGGTAGTGCGTCTCATCCATTAGTTGATAAAGTTACAACTGCTTGTAAAATTCTAACTGAAAGAAATGTAAATTTCGAATTTGATGGAGAACTTCAAGCTGATGCTGCTATTGTTGAATCAATTGGAGTTAAAAAAGCACCTGGTTCTAAAGTTGCAGGAAAAGCTAATATTTTAGTATTCCCTGATTTACAAGCTGGAAACATTGGTTATAAACTTGTACAAAGATTCGCAAATGCTGAAGCTCACGGTCCAATTATTCAAGGTTTAAATAAACCTGTAAATGACCTATCAAGAGGTTGTTCAGTAGAAGATATATCAAATTTAGTTGCAATTACTGCAACACAAATCAAATAA
- a CDS encoding acetate/propionate family kinase: MLVFVLNAGSSSLKYQLIDTKSKDLKASGLVERIGIDGILKHEIGENKKLTYELPIPTHKEAIELVLRILTNDETKVINSIDEIQAIGHRVVHGGEYFKESVLVDNEVIRKIEDLIPLAPLHNPANIMGVKICKELMPKVPNVVTFDTAFHQTMPIENFLYAVPYADYTEHHLRKYGFHGTSHYYVSNEAIKLLNKKDSKIIVCHLGNGSSVCAVRDGKSISTSMGLTPLEGLIMGTRSGDIDAGVIPYLMEKKGLTPNQILDYLNKKSGILGISGVSSDLREVIKAANDGDKRSKVAITMLCDRIKKYLCSYAGLMHGVDAICFTAGIGENSDLIREKVCEGLEFMGIELDVEKNSKREKGNREINSKNSKTKIFVIPTNEELVIAMDTDKLVRK, from the coding sequence ATGTTAGTTTTCGTTTTAAATGCTGGTTCATCTTCACTTAAATATCAATTAATAGACACAAAATCAAAAGATTTAAAAGCTAGTGGTTTAGTTGAAAGAATTGGGATAGATGGAATTTTAAAACATGAAATTGGTGAGAATAAAAAACTTACTTATGAACTTCCTATTCCTACACACAAAGAGGCGATAGAATTAGTTCTTAGAATTCTTACAAATGATGAAACAAAAGTTATAAACTCTATTGATGAAATACAAGCTATTGGTCACAGAGTTGTTCACGGTGGAGAGTATTTTAAAGAGTCTGTATTAGTAGATAATGAAGTTATTAGAAAAATTGAAGATCTAATACCTCTTGCACCTTTACATAATCCTGCGAATATAATGGGTGTAAAAATATGTAAAGAACTAATGCCAAAAGTTCCAAATGTTGTAACTTTCGATACAGCATTCCATCAAACAATGCCTATTGAAAATTTCTTATATGCTGTTCCTTACGCAGATTATACAGAGCACCACTTAAGAAAATATGGATTCCATGGAACTAGTCATTATTATGTTTCTAATGAAGCTATAAAACTTTTAAACAAAAAAGATAGCAAAATAATAGTATGTCACCTTGGAAATGGATCATCTGTATGTGCGGTTAGAGATGGTAAATCTATTAGTACTTCTATGGGATTAACTCCTCTTGAAGGATTAATCATGGGTACAAGAAGTGGAGATATTGATGCTGGTGTTATTCCTTATTTAATGGAGAAAAAAGGATTAACTCCTAATCAAATTCTTGACTATTTAAATAAAAAGTCTGGTATTTTAGGTATCTCTGGAGTTAGTTCAGATTTAAGAGAAGTTATAAAAGCTGCTAATGATGGAGATAAAAGATCTAAAGTGGCAATTACTATGCTGTGCGATAGAATTAAAAAATATTTATGTTCATATGCTGGTTTAATGCATGGTGTTGACGCTATTTGTTTTACAGCCGGAATTGGTGAAAATTCAGATTTAATCAGAGAAAAAGTTTGTGAAGGTCTTGAATTTATGGGAATTGAGTTAGACGTTGAAAAAAATTCTAAAAGAGAAAAAGGTAATAGAGAAATCAATTCTAAGAATTCTAAAACTAAAATATTTGTAATTCCAACAAATGAAGAGTTAGTTATTGCCATGGATACAGATAAACTTGTGAGAAAATAA
- a CDS encoding acetate/propionate family kinase yields MLVFVLNAGSSSLKYQLIDAKTSEVKASGIVERIGIDGVLKHEIGNNRKLTFEAHIQTHKEAIELILQTLTHDDTKIIDSIDEIDAIGHRVAHGGEYFKNSVVVDDEVIKKIEELIPLAPLHNPANILGMKICRELIPNTPNVAVFDTAFHQTMPEVHFLFPVPHEDYTEHHLRKYGFHGTSHYYVSNEAIKLLENKKDLRIIVCHLGNGSSVCAVRDGKSLNTTMGLTPLGGLMMGTRSGDIDPGIIPYLMEKKNIDTHQIIDYLNKKSGILGVSGISSDLRDIISAAKDGDQRAQVTIDMMCNRVKKYICSYAGLLGGVDALCFTAGIGENSDLIREKVCYNLEFMGIEIDKDKNSSKESKVKEISKDSSKTKIFVIPTNEELVIAQDTYKLVG; encoded by the coding sequence ATGTTAGTTTTTGTTTTAAATGCTGGATCATCCTCATTAAAATACCAGTTAATTGATGCTAAGACTAGTGAAGTAAAAGCTAGTGGAATCGTAGAAAGAATTGGTATTGATGGTGTTTTAAAGCATGAAATCGGTAATAATAGAAAATTAACTTTTGAAGCACATATTCAAACACATAAAGAAGCTATCGAATTAATTTTACAAACACTAACTCATGATGATACAAAGATAATTGATTCAATAGATGAGATTGATGCTATTGGACATAGAGTTGCTCATGGTGGAGAATATTTTAAAAATTCTGTTGTTGTAGATGATGAAGTTATTAAAAAAATTGAAGAGTTAATTCCACTTGCTCCATTACATAATCCTGCAAATATTCTAGGAATGAAAATATGTAGAGAACTGATACCAAATACTCCAAATGTAGCTGTTTTTGATACTGCATTTCATCAAACTATGCCAGAAGTTCATTTCTTATTTCCTGTTCCACACGAAGATTATACAGAGCATCACTTAAGAAAATATGGTTTTCATGGAACAAGCCACTACTATGTTTCAAATGAAGCTATTAAGTTATTAGAGAATAAAAAAGATTTAAGAATAATAGTTTGTCATTTAGGAAATGGTTCTTCAGTTTGTGCTGTAAGAGATGGAAAATCGTTAAATACAACAATGGGATTAACTCCTCTTGGTGGATTAATGATGGGAACAAGAAGTGGAGATATTGACCCAGGAATTATTCCATATTTAATGGAAAAGAAAAATATTGACACTCATCAAATTATCGATTACTTAAATAAAAAATCTGGAATTCTAGGTGTATCTGGTATAAGTTCTGATTTAAGAGATATTATAAGTGCTGCAAAAGATGGTGATCAAAGAGCACAAGTTACAATTGATATGATGTGCAATAGAGTTAAAAAATACATCTGCTCTTATGCTGGATTACTAGGTGGTGTTGATGCTCTTTGTTTCACAGCAGGAATCGGTGAAAATTCAGATTTAATTAGAGAAAAAGTTTGTTATAATTTAGAATTTATGGGAATAGAAATAGATAAAGATAAAAATAGTTCAAAAGAATCAAAAGTAAAAGAGATTAGTAAAGACTCATCAAAAACTAAAATATTTGTTATACCTACAAATGAAGAATTAGTTATAGCGCAAGACACATATAAACTTGTAGGTTAA
- a CDS encoding 3'-5' exonuclease, whose amino-acid sequence MFRSIKNYFNKKNLKDEKYSFLFDEPIKNEYICFDCETTGLDPEIDDIVSIGAVLIKDNTIISSKRFIRYVKPKSCNLSEKSIKVHHIRECDLEDAFEIEEVILEFLNFIGNRTLVGYFLDFDLKMVNKYIKPQIGITLPNKTIEVSELYHDFKIELIPQGFIDLRFNTILQELELPSFSTHDAFNDALMTAMIFIKLKNIVK is encoded by the coding sequence ATGTTTAGAAGTATTAAAAACTATTTTAATAAAAAAAATTTAAAAGATGAAAAATATTCTTTTTTATTTGATGAACCAATAAAAAATGAATATATATGTTTTGATTGCGAAACAACAGGATTAGATCCTGAAATTGATGATATAGTATCTATTGGCGCTGTATTGATTAAAGACAACACAATTATTTCAAGTAAAAGATTTATAAGATATGTAAAACCAAAATCTTGTAATCTTAGTGAAAAATCAATCAAAGTTCATCATATTAGAGAGTGTGATTTAGAAGATGCTTTTGAAATTGAAGAGGTTATTCTTGAATTTCTAAATTTTATAGGAAATAGAACTTTAGTTGGATATTTTTTAGATTTCGATTTAAAAATGGTAAATAAATATATAAAACCTCAAATAGGAATTACTCTACCAAATAAAACTATCGAAGTTTCAGAACTTTACCATGATTTTAAAATAGAGTTAATTCCCCAAGGTTTTATAGACTTGAGGTTTAATACAATTTTGCAAGAGTTGGAATTACCGTCTTTTAGTACTCATGATGCTTTCAATGATGCACTAATGACGGCAATGATTTTTATAAAATTGAAAAATATAGTTAAATAA
- a CDS encoding putative nucleotidyltransferase substrate binding domain-containing protein — protein MSLQEQKKFISSIHPFENLTLNELDDIAEAFDVVYFKEGTTVQSSQSEPKFLYFILKGLIQEKQEDEVLAVYSKNEIFDSASLIKNFSKNSFVTAQESICYTLPRELFMSILSQNQQLENYFFQSISEKLNNNILHEKNKDMANIMIAKVKDAKVHKAVIVNSKTSIYEAARVIKQEKIPTLLLKDDEGEMYIVTDSDFRQKVILNRMSFDEEVVKIASKGLVYINEDDFLFNAQLQMAKYGLKRVVVKNDEGTIVGILDQISLSSFFATNTFAVSNQIVKAETLEELKEASISFIKIIKSLNAKGVKIEFISKLINQLNKKLLDKLYRLMAPEELLDKSCLIVMGSEGRAEQILRTDQDNALIISDDCTISDEKLKEFTLNFTETLVDFGFPRCEGNIMVSNPYWCRKQSDFKDLIYKWINEPSGDHFMNIAIFYDALCVSGDINMIKELKTYLFKISSNSQSFYSNFAKIINSFDVPLGFFDGFVFNSKDENHKDEIDIKRGGIFILVQGIRALSLQNRIYNTNTIKRINALYELGLFEKETAKELVMAFNFLTSLKLKSNLEKLDLNQKIDNYINPNKLNTMEKDLLKDSFKIVNRLKKHLEFHFKLNYV, from the coding sequence ATGAGCTTACAAGAACAGAAAAAATTTATCTCTTCAATTCATCCTTTTGAAAATCTTACCCTAAATGAACTAGATGATATTGCCGAAGCTTTTGATGTTGTCTATTTTAAAGAAGGTACTACTGTTCAATCAAGTCAAAGTGAGCCTAAATTTTTATATTTTATTCTAAAAGGATTAATTCAAGAAAAACAAGAAGATGAAGTTTTAGCAGTTTATTCAAAAAATGAAATTTTTGATTCAGCTTCACTTATTAAAAACTTCTCAAAAAATAGTTTTGTTACAGCGCAGGAGAGTATTTGTTATACTTTACCAAGAGAACTGTTCATGTCTATACTAAGCCAAAATCAACAACTTGAAAATTACTTCTTCCAATCTATTTCTGAAAAATTAAACAATAATATTCTTCATGAAAAAAATAAAGATATGGCAAATATTATGATTGCAAAAGTAAAAGATGCAAAAGTTCATAAAGCCGTAATAGTAAATAGTAAAACTTCAATTTATGAAGCTGCAAGAGTTATAAAACAAGAAAAAATACCTACTCTTCTTTTAAAAGATGATGAAGGTGAAATGTACATAGTTACTGACTCTGATTTTAGACAAAAAGTAATCTTAAATAGAATGAGTTTTGATGAAGAAGTTGTAAAAATAGCTTCTAAAGGTTTAGTATATATAAATGAAGATGATTTTTTATTCAATGCTCAACTTCAAATGGCAAAATATGGGTTAAAAAGAGTTGTAGTAAAAAATGATGAAGGAACTATTGTAGGGATATTAGATCAAATATCTTTATCATCATTTTTTGCAACAAACACTTTTGCTGTATCAAACCAAATCGTAAAAGCAGAAACATTAGAAGAGTTAAAAGAAGCTTCAATATCATTTATAAAAATTATAAAATCTCTAAATGCAAAAGGAGTGAAAATTGAATTTATATCAAAATTAATAAATCAATTAAACAAAAAACTTCTTGACAAACTTTATAGATTAATGGCTCCCGAAGAACTACTTGATAAATCATGCTTAATAGTTATGGGAAGTGAAGGAAGAGCTGAACAAATTTTACGTACAGATCAAGACAATGCTTTAATAATATCTGATGATTGTACAATTAGTGATGAAAAATTAAAAGAATTTACACTTAATTTTACTGAGACTTTAGTTGACTTTGGATTTCCTAGATGTGAAGGGAATATAATGGTTTCAAACCCTTATTGGTGTAGAAAACAGAGTGATTTTAAAGATTTAATCTATAAATGGATAAATGAGCCAAGTGGTGATCACTTTATGAATATTGCAATATTTTATGATGCTTTATGTGTTTCAGGTGATATAAATATGATAAAAGAGTTAAAAACATATTTATTTAAAATCTCTTCAAATTCTCAAAGTTTCTATTCTAATTTTGCAAAAATTATAAATAGCTTTGATGTTCCACTAGGATTTTTTGACGGCTTTGTATTTAATAGTAAAGATGAAAATCACAAAGATGAAATAGACATAAAAAGAGGTGGAATTTTTATCTTAGTACAAGGAATTAGAGCTCTAAGTCTACAAAATAGAATCTATAATACAAATACAATAAAAAGAATCAATGCTTTATATGAATTAGGACTATTTGAAAAAGAGACAGCAAAAGAACTTGTTATGGCATTTAATTTTTTAACTAGTTTAAAATTAAAATCAAATCTTGAGAAATTAGATTTGAATCAAAAAATAGACAACTACATAAATCCAAATAAATTAAATACTATGGAAAAAGATTTATTAAAAGACTCTTTTAAAATTGTAAATAGACTTAAAAAACATTTAGAATTCCATTTTAAGCTTAACTATGTTTAG
- a CDS encoding cation acetate symporter, with the protein MLRIFALLSIFALWAFAAGDATFEGKRDLNIPAIIMFFVFIAGTLGITFWAARKTKSANDFYTAGGGITGFQNGLAIAGDYMSAAAFLGVSGLIYMNGYDGVIYAVSFLVGWPVILFFMAEKLRNLGKFTFADIAAYRLGQKEIRTLAAFGSISVVVLYLIAQMVGAGKLIQILFGMEYEYAVFLVGALMIIYVTFGGMLATTWVQIIKAVLLLSGVSFMAIMVLWHFNFNFETLATQAVEHHKKGEEILKPGGFLSDPISAISLGMALMLGTAGLPHVLMRFFTVGNAKEARKSVVYATGFVAYFWVIITIVGFGAIAFLNTDNGAQYFTNGLAYLQGGALFGGSNMASVHLSHMLGGNAFLGFISAVAFATILAVVSGLTLAGASAISHDIYANVINPNATDEKVVKISKITVVITGVIGVVLGIAFESQNIAYMVGLAFGIAASANFPILFLSIYWSNLTTRGAFIGGFLGLITAVALVILGPNVWVQILGNKEAIFPYAHPALFSVAVAFIGIWFFSITDNSQRAKEDKAKFRAQNIRANTGIGSAGAVSH; encoded by the coding sequence ATGTTAAGAATTTTTGCACTATTATCTATTTTTGCACTTTGGGCATTTGCTGCTGGAGATGCAACTTTTGAAGGGAAAAGAGATTTAAATATTCCTGCAATTATAATGTTTTTTGTATTTATTGCTGGTACTTTAGGTATTACTTTTTGGGCAGCTAGAAAAACAAAATCTGCAAATGATTTCTATACAGCTGGTGGAGGAATTACTGGATTCCAAAATGGTTTAGCAATTGCTGGAGATTATATGTCTGCTGCTGCTTTCTTAGGGGTTTCTGGTTTAATTTATATGAATGGTTATGACGGTGTTATCTATGCTGTTTCATTTTTAGTTGGTTGGCCTGTAATTCTATTCTTTATGGCTGAAAAATTAAGAAACTTAGGTAAATTTACTTTTGCTGATATTGCTGCATATAGACTTGGACAAAAAGAAATAAGAACTTTAGCTGCATTTGGTTCAATTTCTGTTGTTGTTTTATATCTAATTGCTCAAATGGTTGGAGCTGGTAAATTAATCCAAATTCTTTTTGGAATGGAGTATGAATACGCTGTATTCTTGGTTGGAGCATTAATGATTATTTACGTAACATTTGGAGGGATGCTTGCAACTACTTGGGTACAAATTATAAAAGCTGTATTGCTACTTTCTGGGGTTTCTTTTATGGCTATAATGGTTTTATGGCACTTTAACTTCAACTTTGAAACATTAGCTACTCAAGCTGTTGAACACCATAAAAAAGGTGAAGAAATATTAAAACCAGGTGGATTCTTATCTGATCCAATATCTGCAATTTCTTTAGGTATGGCTTTAATGCTAGGAACAGCTGGATTACCTCACGTTTTAATGAGATTCTTTACAGTTGGAAATGCAAAAGAAGCTAGAAAATCTGTTGTTTATGCGACTGGATTTGTAGCATATTTTTGGGTTATTATTACTATTGTTGGTTTTGGAGCAATTGCTTTCTTAAATACAGATAATGGTGCACAATACTTTACTAATGGTCTTGCTTATTTACAAGGTGGAGCTCTATTTGGTGGAAGTAATATGGCATCAGTTCATTTATCACATATGCTAGGGGGAAATGCTTTCTTAGGATTTATCTCTGCTGTTGCATTTGCTACTATTTTAGCAGTTGTATCAGGATTAACTCTTGCTGGAGCTTCTGCAATATCTCATGATATATATGCAAATGTTATTAATCCAAATGCAACTGATGAGAAAGTTGTTAAAATATCAAAAATTACTGTTGTTATAACAGGAGTTATTGGTGTTGTTTTAGGAATTGCTTTCGAATCTCAAAATATCGCATACATGGTTGGATTAGCATTTGGTATTGCAGCATCTGCAAACTTCCCAATTTTATTTTTATCAATCTATTGGTCAAATCTTACAACTAGAGGTGCATTTATAGGTGGTTTCTTAGGATTAATTACTGCTGTTGCACTTGTAATTTTGGGGCCAAATGTTTGGGTACAAATTTTAGGAAATAAAGAAGCTATTTTCCCTTATGCTCACCCTGCTCTATTCTCAGTAGCAGTTGCATTTATTGGAATTTGGTTCTTTAGTATTACTGATAATTCTCAAAGAGCAAAAGAAGATAAAGCTAAATTTAGAGCTCAAAATATTAGAGCTAATACAGGAATTGGTTCTGCAGGAGCAGTTTCACACTAA